From the genome of Bartonella sp. M0283:
AAATGTTAAAGTCAATGACCGTTTATCAACGGTAATTCGGCAAGCATGTTTTTGAGATTGAGTGCATCCCACGGGAGATGTTCGGCAATTCCGACGCCAACAATAGTGGTGATTTCATTGACGTCTTTGACCAGCTTTACAACATTATCCCCAGCTTTACAACATTATCCATTGTCAGACGACCTTCGGCAATGCCGGCATATTTATCGGCACTTACTCCCGGTTCCGCCATCAATAACGCATGAAAGAGATGAAAATCGAGGACATCAAGGTCAATGTGGATAGCAAGATATTTGATATTTTGATTTTTTATCCATTGTAAGACCGGTTGGTCGGACATTTTCAATTGTTCCGGTGAAATCATAGCAATATCATGATCTGTCAGGAACTTTTTTCATAGTCTGTCGGATCGTGGATACCTGCAATCATGACCTTTCTTGCCGGTACCGGTGTTTTGACGTCTTTAATAAGGTCGGGATCGCCATTGCCCATAAGTGCTCCCAGAACGTGGGCGTGGGAATGAGCAAATTGTTTCGGTGTCATAACGTCCGGATGGGCATCAATCCACAATATGCCGAACGATTGACCATAGACGCTACTCAGATATGAGAATGGTGCCAGATCGACCAGACAGTCACCACCGAACATAACGATTTTGTCGGGTTTTTCCCTGTTGATAATGCTATAAGCACTTTCAAGCTATT
Proteins encoded in this window:
- a CDS encoding arginase family protein, with product MINREKPDKIVMFGGDCLVDLAPFSYLSSVYGQSFGILWIDAHPDVMTPKQFAHSHAHVLGALMGNGDPDLIKDVKTPVPARKVMIAGIHDPTDYEKSS